atgtcatatatatttaaataggaaaaagagTTCTAATACATTGTACATATCACGGTTTCCATTCATCTAATACATTCCTCCTCAGAAATATCTAATGTGTCTTCATCTGTATTTTCTTCTGCTTCTGGCAAGTTGCCCCAAAGTAGTAGATTTACACCTGAAAATATAATATCATCAAATTACTTCATATTAGGCTACTTTTCATAGGCTTAGGGCTAAGATAGATCTTagtaatcatctcattttacagattaggaatgTGAAACCCatggaaataaagtgatttgAGGCCATGTCAAGAGAAATGAGTAGGGCCAAGATCCTGCCCACACTCTTTCAATTATACCACATAGACTCTTTGGCCCTAATACTATTAACTCATTATAGTTTAAAAAGATATTTCGAAATTATAGTTGTTAGAAGTCAATATAAagagattatctcatttaatttttcaaaggtaattttataataaaatatagaatgaCAGCTATTTGAGCTCCAAGAATGATATTTAAATTAGGAATTACATTCTAAAATCCTAGTACTGAAAGGGATATCAAAAGTCcatttgtttgtatttgttttttatttttattttttcccatggttacatgaattagGAATTAATTTAGCTCAATACCAGGCCTTTAAACTTAATAGTAGGGACAGCTACATGGCTCTATgtatagagggccaggcctggagttggaaggacctgggttcagatctgacctcatatatttcctaactctgtgactctgggcaaattacttatccCTAATTGCTTAgttcttatcacttttctgctttggaactgatactcataaatcaaagacagaagggttaaaaaaaaaaagcttaaaagtCTCAGgacccattttctcctttttagatTAAGTACTTCATTTTGATGAATGTTAAAATatcagctccttgaaggcagtgacTGGCAcattatttattgactgattgggTGGTTATTTGATTGAGTATATAAAATAACCTGGAATGTATGTTctcaattaaaatgtaaataattagagcctttttttttcttataggcaTGAAAGGTCTGGTATCAGTTATAATATATTCTCAGAAGGTGGCAGGTTATATTCTCATGCCAAACTGGATATAGCTTTTAGTAATTACCTTAGGATCATGGCATAACaatagacaaagagaaaacaTAGTGACACCCTTTAAAAACCTTTTGAGACTCAGGTTTCATAGAAATTAccatgtgtatgtacatatatatatgcaatatatacacATTAAAAGTTAGCAAAATTGGTCAAGAATTAGTTAATCTAGACGCAATGGGTACTTTATAAGATATATAGCACAACTTGAAAGCactaaattggaaaaaatgtataaTCAATTTTGACTTCTGAAGAAGCTAATGGAGATCAATAGgatatataaaatggagaataaTTGATCTTGACTGGGTTCAGAATGACTACTAAGCACAATAATGACTTTGTAGTTCACGAAATTTCAGAGAAGGAAGGGTTCAATAAAAAAGGAtcccttctccaaaatatctgatTTAAGATTCAAAGTAAGGAGGAACCCATGACCCACAGAGGCAACACAGTCTTCTTTTGGGAAGTTTTCTATATAACAAACTGAAATTGCCCCCCTTCGCAGTTTCCACCCATTATTCCTAAGACTTATGGCCAAGAATAGTCGATAAAATTCCTCTTCAATATGACAGCCCTTCATAGATAAGAAGGTGGCTATCATGTTCCCTGCTAAGTCTCCTCCTCACTAGGATCAACCTTCAGCTGATCCTCATGTGGCCTGAGCTAGATTTGGACTTCAGAGGACTTTGGTTGAAATCACAGCTCTGTCATGCACTatgtgtgtgactctggtcaagatGTTTGACCTCCCTGGTCTCAGAGTCCCTTAACTGGGGTCATACTATGAACTCATGGGTGGACTGATCTAGGGGACCTCTAAACCCTATGGCCTTGGCTGCCTTTCTTTGAACTCTCTTTAGCTTATCCCTGTCCCTTCTTAAAATTTGGTGCCCATATTAGACTGAATCTAGTAAGATAAAATTTAgcaggaattaatgaaaaattctaCATGTGGGTTAAAGAAAATCATGTGTGGAACTAGAGGATAGAGAAGATGTTAAACAATTGCTCTGGAGAAGACTTGTGGGTTTCAGTTGTTAACAATACAACAGGGCAGCTAATTTGGCAGAGTacacagagaaccaggcctggagtcaggagccctgggttcaaatttgacctcagatacttcctagctgtgtgaccctattgcctagctcttctgccaaagaatcaatatttagtatcaattctaagccagaaggtaagagttatttttttttaaagcgaAGGTATTGATAGCAAACTCATTAAGTCTGTAGATAACATGGAGCTAAGAAGGATAGTTAACACATTGGATGTCAGAGTCAGGATCAGAAATGATCTGCATCTAAGGTGAAATTTAACATGAGAAGTATGAAAACCtacatttggatttttaaaaaatcgcACAACTAGCAAATGGAAGAAAGTGTGCTTAAAACCACAGCTTTCATGATAAAAGAACTATTTTTAGTTGGGCAGCAAGTTCATTTTGAATCAACAAGGTGGCATGGTAGCCAAAAAAGTTAGTAACCACAGGCTGTATTAACACAGGCATAACcaatgatatttatatagtgctttaaggtttgcaaagtattttacatgcattattccatttaattcttacaacaactttggtactattattttcattttacagatggggaaattaagactgagaaaagttaagtggtttgcctaggGTGTCAAACTAGTAAGTattagaaacaggatttgaactcaagaatgtCAACTCCTGGTGTCAAGTCCAGGGTGACTTAGTCCAGAACAAGGGAATGATAGCCCCTCTAACCTTGTCAGACCACATATGGActattgtgttcatttctgggtGCAGTTTCAAGAAGGATATTAATAAATTGGAGTTTATCTGGACGAAGGTTTTCAGGACTAGAAAATATACTATTCAAGAATTGAAAAGAAGACTTCAAGGGAACATAACCACTATCTTCAAGTATTACTAGGGATATggaaggggcagcaaggtggttcagtgtataaagagccaggcctggagattgaAAGTccctggttcaaatgtggccttaggcaaTTTTTAgttatatggccctgggcaagtcacttaacttccattgcctagccctcttctgccttggaatccatatttagtattgattctaaggcaggatgAGCTGGGAGGGGAAAAACCAACATTTTTCCTAAACAGGAAGGCAAGAAGACAGAAAATGTGAAGCTATAGAAAGGTTTGGGCACATGGAAGGGTTAAGGAAGTCCACTTCTgattatctcaattttcccagTAAGCAGGAAGCAGCATTCATCTCAGAGTATGGGGGCAGGGGTGTGGGTGCTAAATTTGGTTGtttagaaagagtgaaagcattCACTGTAGGGAGTGTGATAGAGAGTTGATCATGAGATGACTAAGGACTGAAGAAGGAGTGAGGGCTAAATGAAGCTTAAACAGTATGAATATGTAGAGGACTCACTAGGTTAGAAAAACTTCCTGACTACAAGTAGTGATATATCAGGACAGGTTATTCTAGAAAGACTTTAGAAGCTTCTCCAGAAACCTTCCATGAAGATAAGGGAAACAACTCTCTTTCTAGGCTAGTTTTTAACATAATATTGCCTGAAGTGAGGTTTGGGTttggaagaaacatcattttGAAGTCAGGGATTTTCTAAGGTTTCATGGTTATTCCTTTGATCCTGCTTCTAAGGAGACTTGCAAGGATAGTTTCAATGCCATCGGCAGCAaggttctagaaaaaaaattgctcCAATTACAATATCAGTACTATGAAGGGTTCTTTGAGTCAATACTCAGGGACACGGAGTAGTTTAGCACAATTgtttcaaaggaggaaaaataaactgagaGGCTGGATCTGACAGAAGCAGCACCTTCCTTTCTCTgttaagaagagaggaaggaaatccTGTGATACATCTGTTTCTCATGGATTAGATTTGATGTGAATGGAAGAATGCAGTGcttttatctttgaaaaattaaccaatattaaaataaatcaaaaatttaaaaaataccctGTGTTTTGAATATAGGAAAAATGGTATCAAAGCAAAAATTTCCCTTGATGTGCCCCATGATCAGCACAAACATACAGCTAGAGGCTTAAATTAGGAACCTAAATCTTACATGAGGTAATTCAGGTTGGCCCATAAGTGCAAACAGCCTGTTTAACTACTAGATTCTTAAATTAAGACCTTGAATGATGACTTGGGAAACAAGGTTAGGTCCAAGGAAATGACTGAAAGCaaatttttaaaccattttttaaGGCCAACTTTTTCTTTCTCGAAAAAAATCACACTAAACTTCCTAAATCCAAAGAAACAGAGCAACAGTAAAAATTTTTGTGTTAGTGCTGACTCAGACCATCATTAGATAATTAGAACATGACAGAGTGAATGGCTCAAAGCAGTATAAAATGTATGATCCAAGTATCCATAAAGCATTGGCAGCATGATTTCTTACCAAAGTAATTAGTAAAGGAAGCAATTTTGAAAAGAGCCAACTATTTACATTCTCTTCACTAAAATATTAAAGGCAATTACTACAGTTCCAAGTATGGGCAAATCACATCAAAACTATttcaaaatcagaaataatattaaaaaactcAGAAAATCAAATGGCTAttaaatccaatgctcttttaaaaaattcccttgAGTAAGAATGTAACTGGAGTAAGAAGAATGGGCTAGAGAAATTAGAATAttaatcagtttaaaaaaaaaatctaggcagggggcagctgggtggctcagtggattgggagccagacctagagatggtaggtcccaggttcaaatctgacctcaagatacttcctagctgtgtgaccctagtcaagtcactcaatcctcattgcctagcccttaccactcttctaagatagaagggtttaaaaaaaaaagaatctaggcAACTTTGGACTCCTAAacaacaaacacaaaaatgataATGGGCTTTTGCCAATACTCTACATAGGGAAATGTTTGAGAAAAAAGGATTTAAATTTCAGTAGTGACCTCAGGGTTTTAGTTTAACATAATCAAGAAAATTGATACCTCAAAGTCCATTCATCTATGCCAGGGGAGCTTCGTGATAGAGGCCATTGttaaaaatagattaattttCATACGCTTGATTTGTTCAATCTGCaacatttttactttatataataactagtgatttaaaaaaaaatttttttctatcttctaaGCCTGCTAAGATGCCCTGAAAGAATACAAGTTGACAATAGGCAACTTGAATTATGTTTGTGTTTTatagaaaagatagagaaatttgTGGATAATGTTTCTTACCAGTGGAATCTAACCGGTTGATACCAAAAACTGCCTGACTATGAAACATCCAGAAATGCCCGTTGTTGCAGGAAAGAAGGCAGGGTTTGCACGGAACAATCACATGATAACCTACGATGTTCccactaaaaaagaaaacaaatatcatGACTTTTGACTAATATTCATTCatccagtaaatatttattaagtgcttgccaAGAGTCTGAAATTCTACTCTGAAATTCTAAGTGTTGTAAATAAAAAGTCAAcaatgaaatagtccttgacttcaaggagctATACTCTATTTGACCTTCAATCAAAGCCACTTGTAAGGAATATTATAGAGGGCAGCCTTATTTAGATGATAGATTATACTACATGGCTTCTAAGTTCCATTTCAACTTTGAAATTTTGGGAATCTGTGAACATAGTTTATTAGACATAGAAGGATCCTCAGAATTTTCTCTAATCCaatccactttacagatgaagtaactgaggatgagagagacTGGCAGTCATAGAAGTAGTAAGTGGGAGAtctaggacttgaactcaaatatCTTTCTAAACTCCATGGGATATAAAGAAGGGGGATGTCTGATAAAGACATGACACTGAAAGGGCTATACTAGCAAAACTaaggaatgataataatacctgtgGTACTTACCTCATAGTATGGTTTTGAGgtacaaatgagataaaatagtAAAGTACCTTGCATATTtgcaaatgtaaattattattcttaatgTGATAGTCGAAAAACAACAGTATAAAATTTAATAGTGCTAAGTATAAA
The window above is part of the Gracilinanus agilis isolate LMUSP501 chromosome 4, AgileGrace, whole genome shotgun sequence genome. Proteins encoded here:
- the FAM72A gene encoding protein FAM72A, which translates into the protein MIFVFFFSGNIVGYHVIVPCKPCLLSCNNGHFWMFHSQAVFGINRLDSTGVNLLLWGNLPEAEENTDEDTLDISEEECIR